The Saprospiraceae bacterium genome includes a window with the following:
- a CDS encoding tetratricopeptide repeat protein, producing the protein MAQRKSNTNKDSDEVIGAQEIVGNNSELSWFQKITSEEFLLENQKILSYIVGAIALIAVLYFGYKYLYIGPKEKAAVTAMYKAETQFTQDSFALALENPGGGFEGFLDIISNYKGTKAANLAKYYAGVSYLNLGKFQEAVDYLEDYSAKDDITTITKAGALGDAYSELGNKDKALSFYKQAAGGEANDVLTPYYLNKLALWHYAEGNNKDATEYFEKIKSTYPESAEAKEAEKFLTRLQ; encoded by the coding sequence ATGGCACAAAGAAAAAGTAATACAAACAAAGATTCTGATGAAGTAATCGGAGCACAAGAGATAGTGGGCAACAACAGTGAATTAAGCTGGTTTCAAAAAATCACTTCCGAAGAATTTTTATTAGAAAACCAAAAAATACTGAGCTATATCGTAGGTGCCATTGCATTGATCGCTGTTCTGTACTTTGGATATAAATATTTGTATATAGGTCCAAAAGAAAAGGCAGCCGTAACAGCTATGTACAAAGCAGAGACTCAGTTTACGCAAGATTCATTTGCATTGGCATTAGAAAATCCAGGTGGTGGCTTTGAAGGATTTTTGGATATCATTTCAAACTACAAAGGAACAAAGGCAGCAAATTTAGCTAAATACTACGCAGGAGTTTCTTATCTGAATTTAGGTAAATTTCAGGAAGCGGTTGATTATTTAGAAGATTATTCTGCTAAAGATGACATTACTACGATCACAAAAGCAGGAGCTTTAGGTGATGCATATTCAGAACTAGGCAATAAAGATAAAGCCCTTAGTTTCTACAAACAAGCAGCGGGAGGAGAAGCAAATGATGTTCTGACTCCCTATTACTTAAACAAATTAGCACTTTGGCATTACGCTGAAGGTAATAATAAGGATGCGACAGAATATTTTGAAAAAATTAAATCCACTTATCCTGAATCAGCAGAAGCTAAAGAAGCTGAAAAGTTTCTGACAAGATTACAGTGA
- a CDS encoding MBL fold metallo-hydrolase codes for MKISIIETGKFKLDGGAMFGVVPKRMWEKLNPADNDNMCTWSMRCLLIESGNQKILIDTGVGFKQDERFRKHFFPHDDLPFKDLLAPLGLTTEDITDIFLTHFHFDHVGGAVSFDKAGNLIPTFPNATYWANEQHYQWAYNPNAREQASFLKENFVPLKDWGKLKFIDVEQDISFNEFINVRFVYGHTGAMMVPFIKLPSGNTLVYTADLIPSHHHMPMPYIMAYDVQPLETLKEKETLYEQILDGKHFLFFEHDLNVACGFAVKNESGRVIFGGETQLHSII; via the coding sequence ATGAAAATAAGTATTATTGAAACCGGTAAGTTTAAATTGGATGGTGGTGCCATGTTTGGGGTAGTACCTAAAAGAATGTGGGAGAAACTGAATCCTGCAGATAATGACAATATGTGTACATGGTCTATGCGATGTTTACTGATAGAAAGTGGAAATCAGAAAATACTCATCGACACCGGAGTTGGATTTAAGCAGGACGAAAGGTTCAGAAAACATTTTTTTCCACATGATGATCTTCCATTTAAAGACTTGCTGGCACCTTTGGGATTGACTACTGAAGATATTACAGACATATTTTTGACCCATTTTCATTTTGATCATGTGGGCGGTGCAGTTAGTTTTGATAAAGCCGGAAATCTGATACCTACCTTTCCCAATGCCACATACTGGGCGAATGAACAACATTACCAATGGGCTTATAATCCCAATGCCCGGGAACAAGCATCCTTTTTAAAAGAAAATTTTGTTCCTCTAAAAGACTGGGGAAAATTAAAATTTATTGATGTTGAACAGGATATTTCATTCAATGAATTTATCAATGTTAGATTTGTTTACGGACATACCGGAGCGATGATGGTGCCATTTATCAAGCTGCCATCAGGTAACACCCTTGTCTATACGGCTGATCTAATACCCTCGCACCATCACATGCCCATGCCGTATATAATGGCTTATGATGTTCAACCTCTCGAAACTTTGAAAGAAAAGGAGACTTTATACGAGCAGATTTTAGACGGAAAACATTTTCTATTTTTCGAACACGACCTGAATGTGGCATGTGGTTTTGCTGTAAAAAATGAATCAGGACGTGTAATATTTGGAGGTGAGACACAATTGCACTCAATTATTTGA
- a CDS encoding YceI family protein, producing the protein MKYLFSFLIAATFTCILHAGNGEPVSSTSIDLTASKIEWKGYKVLGQHDGYINFKSGKLIFEDSKLVGGELVVDMNTLTCTDLSGKGKDNLEGHLKSDDFFGVATFPTSSLKITKVTSRGKEGEYKVTANLTIKNSTKEIKFNANVLNGSGMAALKIDRSDFDIRYGSGSFFDSLGDKTIYDEFDLNVIIKY; encoded by the coding sequence ATGAAATACTTATTCTCTTTCTTAATCGCTGCTACGTTTACATGTATTCTTCATGCCGGAAACGGAGAGCCTGTTTCAAGCACATCGATTGATTTGACTGCGTCCAAAATTGAATGGAAAGGTTACAAAGTCTTAGGACAACACGATGGCTATATCAACTTTAAAAGTGGGAAATTGATTTTTGAAGATAGCAAACTGGTAGGTGGAGAACTGGTAGTTGACATGAATACGCTAACATGCACAGACCTATCCGGAAAAGGAAAAGACAATCTGGAAGGTCATTTAAAATCAGATGACTTTTTTGGGGTTGCTACTTTTCCTACATCTTCTCTTAAAATAACAAAAGTAACTTCAAGAGGAAAGGAAGGAGAGTATAAAGTTACAGCAAATCTGACTATCAAAAACTCCACAAAAGAAATAAAATTTAATGCCAATGTATTAAATGGAAGTGGGATGGCAGCATTAAAAATTGACAGATCAGATTTTGATATCAGATATGGATCAGGATCTTTTTTTGATTCTTTGGGAGACAAGACCATTTATGATGAATTTGATCTAAATGTTATAATAAAATATTAA
- a CDS encoding shikimate kinase has protein sequence MVIFLVGMMGSGKSTVGWELTQELGWVFEDTDVLISSDMNLSISEIFERYGEEYFRKLENKYLLNMDREYTVVATGGGMPCFENNMNLINYIGISIYLKVDIETLHKRIVSSNDRPLLNLDPTIDSKEMLIKMLKIREPIYNQSNIIIEANQRPEIVVEKIITKVHEYFGN, from the coding sequence ATGGTTATATTTTTGGTTGGAATGATGGGAAGCGGCAAAAGTACCGTTGGCTGGGAACTGACACAAGAGCTGGGTTGGGTATTTGAAGATACTGATGTACTTATATCTTCGGATATGAATCTATCAATCAGTGAGATTTTTGAACGTTACGGGGAGGAATATTTCAGAAAATTGGAAAATAAGTATCTTTTAAATATGGACAGAGAATACACAGTTGTAGCTACCGGTGGGGGGATGCCTTGTTTTGAAAATAATATGAACTTAATAAATTATATAGGTATCAGCATCTATCTCAAAGTTGATATTGAGACTTTACACAAAAGAATTGTAAGCTCTAATGACAGACCATTATTAAATTTGGATCCAACTATAGATAGTAAAGAGATGTTAATTAAAATGCTGAAAATAAGAGAACCCATTTACAATCAATCAAATATCATTATCGAAGCAAATCAAAGGCCTGAAATAGTGGTAGAGAAAATTATTACTAAGGTGCATGAATATTTTGGCAATTAA
- a CDS encoding AI-2E family transporter, giving the protein MKFNNKYLLALIPLIITGAIIYYLSDLVTYVLIAWALSMVGAPLITILRKVVGKNAAAIITLISFVLVFMSLIWIFVPPLVNQAKNLASIDYNKVVNALEEPVRDWKNWLIDKKLMIELPVPAKDSIFLTNKDEWVHIEKINLGVSPDSTENNHTSADIGIVIKIDANNLHDNTINTELPKDEGDFFDKFRQNLIQYINPANIQLLFSSAFSAFGNILVGVLSIFFISFFFLKEQGLFENILGSMVPEGYERQARQAVDETSKLLIRYFIGILIQVTIITVFVSSALSLMGIKNALLIGFFAAIMNVIPYIGPIIGVSFGVMITLSSNLELPFYTELVPILTKVILVFMVMQLIDNILLQPNIFSKSVKAHPLEIFLVVMIGAKVGGILGMVLAIPFYTAFRVIGKVFLSEFRVIQQLTKNL; this is encoded by the coding sequence TTGAAATTTAACAATAAGTACCTACTTGCTCTCATTCCTTTAATCATTACAGGTGCGATAATATATTATCTGAGTGATTTAGTGACTTATGTTTTGATAGCCTGGGCTTTATCGATGGTTGGAGCACCTCTCATCACTATACTTAGAAAGGTTGTAGGTAAAAATGCAGCAGCTATTATTACATTGATTTCTTTTGTGTTAGTGTTTATGAGTTTAATTTGGATTTTTGTACCCCCATTAGTTAATCAGGCAAAAAATCTTGCCAGTATTGATTATAATAAAGTGGTCAATGCATTGGAAGAACCTGTGAGAGACTGGAAAAACTGGCTGATTGACAAAAAATTAATGATTGAACTACCTGTTCCGGCGAAAGACAGTATATTTTTAACAAATAAAGATGAATGGGTACATATAGAAAAAATCAATCTTGGTGTTTCACCAGATTCAACAGAGAATAACCATACTTCTGCAGATATAGGAATAGTTATAAAAATTGATGCAAATAATTTACATGATAACACTATCAATACAGAGCTTCCAAAAGACGAAGGTGATTTTTTCGATAAATTCCGGCAAAATCTGATTCAATACATCAATCCTGCTAATATTCAATTATTGTTCAGTTCAGCATTCAGTGCATTTGGAAATATTCTGGTTGGGGTTTTATCCATATTTTTTATCAGTTTTTTCTTTCTGAAGGAACAAGGATTGTTTGAAAACATTCTTGGTTCGATGGTGCCGGAAGGATATGAAAGACAAGCGAGACAAGCAGTAGATGAAACGAGTAAACTTTTGATCAGGTACTTTATTGGAATTCTTATCCAGGTAACTATAATCACCGTATTTGTATCTTCTGCTCTATCATTGATGGGGATAAAAAATGCTTTGTTAATTGGTTTTTTTGCAGCAATCATGAATGTAATTCCCTATATAGGGCCCATCATCGGTGTATCCTTTGGTGTTATGATAACACTCTCGTCCAATCTGGAGTTGCCCTTCTATACAGAGCTTGTCCCCATTTTAACAAAAGTGATCTTAGTATTTATGGTCATGCAACTGATTGATAATATCCTTTTGCAACCCAATATATTTTCAAAAAGTGTAAAAGCACATCCACTTGAAATATTTCTGGTCGTGATGATTGGTGCCAAAGTCGGAGGTATCCTGGGAATGGTTTTGGCAATTCCATTTTATACAGCCTTCAGAGTGATCGGAAAAGTATTTTTAAGTGAATTCAGAGTTATACAACAATTGACTAAAAACCTTTAA
- the dusB gene encoding tRNA dihydrouridine synthase DusB, producing MVKIGNISLGEFPLLLAPMEDVSDPPFRAVCKVQGCDMMYTEFISVEGLIRDADKSVQKLDIYDEERPIGIQIFGAEMDSMMQAAEIVEAAQPEVLDINFGCPVKKVVCKMAGAGILQDIPKMVKLTAAVVKSTRLPVTVKTRLGWDENSLFIEEVAERLQDVGIQGISIHGRTRKQMYKGDADWSLIAKVKENPRMHIPVFGNGDIDSPQKAMEFRHRYGVDGIMIGRASIGYPWIFREIKHYMATGEICSSPTVKERVEVARQHLMQSIQWKGTKIGVTEMRRHYTNYFRDLPGIKEYRAKLVSEYEPEVLNSILDEISVKYEGYIFESLVTV from the coding sequence ATGGTTAAAATAGGAAATATTAGTCTGGGAGAATTTCCACTTTTACTCGCACCTATGGAAGATGTAAGCGATCCTCCTTTTCGTGCTGTATGTAAAGTGCAGGGTTGTGATATGATGTACACAGAATTTATTTCTGTAGAAGGATTGATCAGAGATGCCGATAAGAGTGTCCAAAAGCTGGACATATATGACGAAGAGAGACCCATCGGAATTCAGATATTTGGAGCGGAAATGGATTCAATGATGCAGGCTGCGGAAATTGTAGAAGCAGCACAACCGGAAGTTTTGGATATTAATTTCGGTTGTCCTGTAAAAAAAGTGGTGTGTAAGATGGCCGGTGCAGGTATTTTGCAGGATATTCCTAAAATGGTCAAATTGACGGCTGCTGTAGTAAAATCTACCCGTTTGCCGGTTACTGTCAAAACCAGGCTTGGTTGGGATGAAAATTCATTGTTTATTGAAGAAGTAGCAGAAAGGCTTCAGGATGTAGGTATTCAAGGTATTTCCATACATGGAAGAACGCGAAAACAAATGTATAAAGGAGATGCGGACTGGTCTTTAATAGCAAAAGTTAAAGAAAACCCAAGGATGCATATTCCGGTTTTTGGAAATGGCGACATTGATTCCCCTCAGAAAGCTATGGAGTTTCGACACAGATACGGTGTCGATGGCATAATGATAGGTAGAGCAAGTATCGGCTATCCATGGATTTTCAGAGAAATAAAACATTACATGGCAACCGGAGAAATTTGCAGCTCTCCTACTGTGAAAGAAAGGGTAGAAGTGGCACGTCAGCATTTAATGCAGAGTATTCAATGGAAGGGAACAAAGATAGGTGTGACAGAAATGAGGAGGCATTACACCAATTATTTCAGAGACCTGCCAGGCATAAAGGAATACCGGGCAAAACTCGTATCTGAATATGAACCGGAAGTACTGAATTCTATTCTTGATGAGATTTCAGTAAAATATGAGGGCTATATTTTTGAATCTTTGGTTACCGTATAA
- a CDS encoding oligosaccharide flippase family protein, whose translation MKFADKGVAYVKGDTIRAFQYFQILRFCSSLILSVLLIRCGISMEEVGIFEILIFLSIISSAFWLTGISQSFTSLYASYDESGKNALIKNTFVLLAILGVSAGILLFLFIYFSKNYLDSFKDPEYIGLLSIYVAISAPVVLNEHIYLVREQASKLFKYANYSYGIYLALMTIVLLFVPSVQNLLIVLIFWSLLRLILTYSILAKIPSLFKTKIVIWPLILISAPLILNGLVGFGMDYVDNLLVLHYFDTSYFPVFRYGARELPFASLLLSALSTAMIPVLVKNGLDTEIIRQRTTKLMHFLFPVAITLMFISPLIFPLVYNDSFKESAYIFNIYLMILLSRILLPQTYNYALKQNKTILISGLLELLCNILLSIWWVQHWGVFGLAMATVVSYMLQKLILLYFNFKVNGIKPTQIINFKWYGIYSVALIAAFLISFIFKY comes from the coding sequence TTGAAATTTGCAGATAAAGGGGTGGCTTATGTTAAGGGTGACACCATCAGGGCATTTCAGTATTTTCAAATATTGCGATTTTGCAGTAGTTTGATTTTAAGCGTGCTTTTAATCAGGTGCGGAATTTCAATGGAAGAAGTGGGCATATTTGAGATTTTGATTTTCCTTTCAATCATTTCATCAGCGTTCTGGCTCACAGGAATCTCTCAGTCATTTACTTCTCTTTACGCTTCTTATGATGAATCCGGAAAGAATGCATTAATAAAAAATACATTTGTTTTACTGGCAATATTGGGTGTTTCAGCAGGTATTTTACTTTTTTTATTCATTTATTTTTCAAAAAACTACCTTGATAGTTTTAAAGATCCAGAATATATAGGACTTCTGAGTATCTATGTAGCTATCTCAGCCCCAGTGGTATTAAACGAACATATTTATTTGGTTCGGGAACAAGCAAGTAAGCTTTTTAAATATGCAAATTATAGCTATGGAATATACCTGGCGCTCATGACAATAGTTCTGCTATTTGTTCCTTCTGTACAGAATCTTTTGATTGTTTTGATATTCTGGTCACTTTTAAGGTTGATTTTGACATATTCTATTTTAGCCAAAATTCCATCTCTTTTCAAAACGAAAATTGTTATTTGGCCACTAATTTTAATTTCTGCTCCATTAATATTAAATGGTTTGGTTGGATTCGGGATGGATTATGTCGATAATTTGCTTGTTTTACATTATTTTGATACTTCTTATTTTCCGGTTTTCAGATACGGAGCAAGAGAGCTACCTTTTGCTTCCTTACTTTTAAGTGCTTTGTCCACGGCAATGATTCCTGTCTTGGTAAAAAACGGACTTGACACAGAAATTATACGACAACGTACTACAAAACTGATGCATTTTTTATTTCCGGTAGCTATAACACTGATGTTTATTAGCCCATTGATTTTTCCATTAGTTTACAACGATTCTTTTAAAGAGTCTGCATACATTTTTAACATATATCTTATGATACTGCTCAGTAGAATTTTGCTACCCCAAACCTACAATTATGCATTAAAACAGAATAAAACAATTTTGATTTCAGGTTTACTCGAATTACTTTGCAATATTTTATTAAGCATCTGGTGGGTTCAGCATTGGGGTGTTTTTGGCTTAGCGATGGCAACTGTTGTGTCATATATGTTGCAGAAATTGATACTATTATATTTTAATTTCAAAGTGAATGGAATCAAACCTACTCAAATCATTAACTTCAAATGGTATGGTATCTATAGCGTAGCTTTGATCGCTGCGTTTCTGATTAGTTTTATATTTAAATATTAA
- a CDS encoding 6,7-dimethyl-8-ribityllumazine synthase → MSSKDKNLSDYKQVTMKNSEKLKIGIVTSEWNNEITMSMKNACISTLEEHGIQSDNILQMEVPGAFELPIGARMMLASENPDAVICIGCVIKGETRHDEYISNAVAMGIMNLGLTSGKPVIFGVLTPNDMNQALDRAGGKYGNKGIEAAITALKMSGIAKQLKNDKKRIGFS, encoded by the coding sequence ATGTCATCTAAAGATAAAAACCTATCAGACTACAAACAAGTCACCATGAAGAATTCAGAAAAGCTTAAAATAGGCATAGTGACATCTGAGTGGAATAATGAAATCACCATGTCAATGAAAAATGCTTGTATTTCTACGTTGGAAGAGCATGGGATTCAGAGTGACAATATATTACAGATGGAAGTACCGGGAGCATTTGAATTACCTATCGGAGCAAGGATGATGCTTGCTTCCGAAAATCCTGATGCGGTGATTTGTATCGGATGTGTAATTAAAGGAGAGACCAGACACGACGAATATATCAGTAATGCAGTAGCAATGGGAATTATGAATCTGGGATTAACATCCGGAAAACCTGTCATTTTTGGCGTGTTGACTCCCAATGATATGAACCAGGCATTGGACAGAGCTGGCGGCAAGTATGGCAATAAAGGAATAGAAGCTGCAATCACGGCACTAAAAATGTCAGGAATTGCGAAACAGTTGAAAAATGATAAAAAAAGAATTGGATTCTCCTAA
- the pdhA gene encoding pyruvate dehydrogenase (acetyl-transferring) E1 component subunit alpha, whose product MSEVLEKKKPAKKITENKKYDKNTYLQWFEIMYRVRRFEEKTLYAYSQQKIRGFCHVYIGQEAIAAGLLTGIRGEDKLVTAYRQHGIALARGLDSNSCMAELYGKATGCVKGKGGSMHFFSAEHNYFGGNGIVGAQIPIGTGIAFAEKYRGSDNLCVTMFGDGAARQGALYESFNMAMTWKLPVLYICENNKYAMGTSVKRTSNVHDLFKIGAAFDMPSESVDGMSPESVHEALQRAAAHIRSGEGPYYLEIKTYRYRGHSVSDPAKYRTKEELDSYKERDPVFMIQDKMIKNKIASKAEIQTIIDNIDLEIDNAMDFAEKSDFPLPSELYDDNYLQKDYPFITD is encoded by the coding sequence ATGTCGGAAGTATTGGAAAAGAAAAAACCCGCAAAGAAGATAACTGAAAACAAAAAATACGATAAAAACACCTATTTACAGTGGTTTGAAATTATGTATAGAGTGCGTCGGTTTGAAGAAAAAACCTTATATGCCTACTCCCAACAAAAGATAAGAGGGTTTTGCCATGTTTATATAGGACAGGAAGCTATTGCTGCCGGATTACTGACAGGCATCAGAGGTGAAGATAAGTTGGTGACCGCCTACAGACAACATGGTATTGCTTTGGCAAGAGGACTGGATTCCAATTCATGTATGGCTGAATTGTATGGCAAGGCTACAGGATGCGTAAAAGGAAAAGGCGGAAGTATGCACTTCTTTTCGGCTGAGCACAATTATTTTGGTGGTAATGGCATAGTTGGTGCTCAGATTCCAATAGGAACCGGAATAGCTTTTGCAGAAAAATATAGAGGGTCAGACAATTTATGTGTGACTATGTTTGGCGATGGGGCAGCAAGACAAGGTGCTTTATATGAATCGTTTAACATGGCCATGACCTGGAAATTACCTGTTTTGTATATTTGTGAAAACAACAAGTATGCTATGGGGACATCTGTTAAAAGAACCAGTAACGTTCATGATCTATTTAAAATTGGAGCTGCCTTTGATATGCCCAGCGAATCAGTAGATGGCATGAGCCCTGAATCTGTTCACGAAGCACTTCAGCGTGCCGCAGCACATATCAGGTCTGGCGAAGGTCCTTATTATCTGGAAATTAAAACTTATAGATACAGGGGGCATTCCGTTTCAGATCCAGCCAAATACCGAACCAAAGAAGAACTGGACAGTTACAAAGAAAGAGACCCTGTATTCATGATTCAGGATAAAATGATTAAAAATAAAATTGCTTCAAAAGCTGAAATTCAAACCATTATTGATAATATTGACTTAGAGATAGATAACGCTATGGATTTTGCAGAAAAATCGGATTTTCCATTACCATCTGAATTATATGATGATAATTATCTTCAAAAAGATTATCCTTTTATTACTGATTAA
- the prmC gene encoding peptide chain release factor N(5)-glutamine methyltransferase: protein MTINEAFEFLKVGLASLYSKHEADLIAKYVFEDIISKDVNSNQLMSSDQLKSFKDAHERLMNYEPWQYVVGEADFYSKKFKVNSSVLIPRPETEELAFFTIQCLKSKPKSRILDIGTGSGAISITLGMRLKDADICTIDISKEALEIAQMNADIHNTNIDFREIDFLDEKLWDTLGQFDYIVSNPPYISINQATDMMPNVLNFEPSIALFAYDDPLIFYKKIIRFVTLKCQKSCEVLVEINEIYGYDVYNIFTEAGLEMVDTMKDMQGKDRFVYGKWNPK from the coding sequence ATGACTATTAATGAAGCATTTGAATTTTTAAAAGTTGGTTTGGCTTCACTTTACAGTAAGCATGAAGCGGATTTGATCGCAAAATATGTATTTGAAGATATCATCAGCAAGGATGTGAATAGTAATCAATTAATGAGTTCAGATCAGTTAAAGTCTTTTAAGGACGCCCATGAACGTTTGATGAATTATGAACCCTGGCAATATGTGGTGGGTGAAGCTGATTTTTATAGTAAAAAATTTAAAGTGAATTCTTCTGTATTAATACCCAGACCTGAAACGGAAGAACTTGCATTTTTTACTATACAATGTTTAAAATCCAAACCAAAATCCAGGATATTGGATATCGGAACAGGGTCTGGCGCTATTTCTATCACATTAGGTATGCGATTGAAGGATGCTGACATTTGTACTATTGACATCAGTAAAGAAGCTTTAGAAATAGCTCAGATGAATGCGGACATTCACAACACAAATATTGATTTTCGTGAAATAGATTTTTTAGACGAAAAGCTTTGGGACACGTTAGGGCAATTTGATTATATTGTCTCTAATCCACCCTACATTTCAATTAATCAGGCTACTGATATGATGCCGAATGTACTGAATTTTGAGCCATCTATTGCATTATTTGCTTACGATGACCCATTGATTTTTTATAAAAAAATTATCCGATTCGTAACCTTAAAGTGTCAAAAATCCTGTGAAGTGTTAGTTGAAATAAATGAAATCTATGGTTATGATGTGTATAATATATTTACAGAAGCAGGATTAGAAATGGTGGATACAATGAAAGATATGCAAGGAAAAGACAGATTTGTTTATGGGAAATGGAATCCCAAGTGA
- a CDS encoding DUF1573 domain-containing protein: MDFRIFLIFISMALMNCKEKTKEETDDSEIRRIIHNPVTASLPAEDYRTTLKIDESVFNAGKVPQGEIIKHTFYYTNSGKYPYEIIETLSTCGCTVIENNGNTIQPGRIDSVKVTFDTKEFSGLQEKSIYLVGNTKPKESKFTVIADVFVGE; the protein is encoded by the coding sequence ATGGACTTCAGGATATTTTTGATTTTTATATCTATGGCTTTAATGAATTGCAAAGAAAAAACAAAAGAAGAAACAGACGATTCGGAAATCAGACGTATCATCCATAATCCAGTGACGGCATCCCTGCCTGCTGAAGATTATAGAACCACATTAAAGATAGATGAATCTGTTTTTAATGCAGGCAAAGTACCACAAGGCGAAATCATAAAACACACCTTTTATTATACGAATTCAGGTAAATATCCTTATGAAATTATTGAAACTTTATCCACTTGCGGTTGTACAGTGATAGAAAATAATGGAAACACAATCCAGCCGGGTCGTATAGATTCAGTAAAGGTCACTTTTGATACCAAAGAGTTTAGCGGATTGCAGGAAAAGTCAATATATCTGGTTGGTAATACAAAACCCAAAGAAAGTAAGTTTACAGTGATTGCAGATGTTTTTGTTGGAGAATGA